In the genome of Candidatus Nitrosotenuis sp. DW1, one region contains:
- a CDS encoding DEAD/DEAH box helicase, whose protein sequence is MTDLALADSALEFLSLQGITKLYPPQEDAINAGLLEGKSILVSAPTASGKTLIAMLGIINYLSKSKGRVIYLTPLRALASEKFSELKKLEKLDLGRSIKTAISTGDFDSVDKDAENADIVVLTNEKMDSLIRHGVEWLDQIGLIVADEIHLIGDTDRGPTLEVVLTKLKELENRPQILGLSATVTNSDEISEWLGCKLVSSEWRPVPLTEGIFDGGTILWNNGESYEIESSIRGPPVDLSLDTIKNGGQSLIFAETRTRSASLATKGADAVSKFLSDSEKKDLEKISATLLDGNEQTDLVKTLAALLKKGVGFHHAGLNQNCREIIENEFRNGKIKLLASTPTLAAGVNLPARRVVISNIARYDVKSGTNKPISVLEYKQLCGRAGRPQYDKYGEAIIVGNSNTSDLIDYYINGTPEPIKSQLADDRALRTHILSHIVTNPGIKSEDVFDFFLKTLAGLQTRKNTLKFAIDISKRFLLNEELIVQKGDRFAATEFGKKVSMLYIDPITAIYFKRGIETASENRNHTLGFLHLVTSSEEFFPKFSLRNKDHEVLSTLLENHSSELIEPISEYDCSRSLLALQSWLSESSEVHLSDNLNIESGDMHRLVETADWLVYCLYEIAKLLGRSDLLEEIATLRKRITYGIKEELVELVQIKGIGRIRARKLYDHGIKNLEDLHTIPTKKLAEIDKIGPIIADNIKSQLKKVR, encoded by the coding sequence GTGACCGATTTGGCACTGGCGGATTCTGCCCTAGAGTTTCTTAGCCTGCAGGGAATCACCAAGTTATACCCACCTCAGGAAGACGCAATCAACGCAGGACTGCTTGAGGGAAAAAGTATCTTGGTATCTGCACCAACTGCAAGCGGAAAAACACTGATTGCCATGCTTGGAATTATCAATTATTTGTCCAAAAGCAAAGGCAGAGTGATTTACCTTACTCCGTTGAGGGCGCTTGCGTCGGAGAAGTTCTCAGAGCTAAAAAAACTAGAAAAACTGGATCTCGGCAGGAGTATAAAGACTGCAATTTCCACCGGGGATTTTGACTCTGTTGACAAGGATGCGGAAAATGCAGACATTGTTGTGTTGACAAATGAGAAAATGGACTCACTGATTCGTCATGGGGTAGAATGGCTTGATCAAATTGGGCTTATCGTGGCAGACGAAATACACCTTATCGGGGATACTGACAGAGGTCCAACCCTTGAAGTAGTTCTCACAAAACTAAAGGAGCTTGAAAACAGGCCTCAAATTCTCGGGCTTAGCGCGACTGTAACAAATTCTGATGAAATATCTGAGTGGCTTGGATGCAAGTTGGTCTCAAGTGAATGGAGACCAGTTCCGCTGACTGAAGGCATCTTTGATGGCGGAACCATTTTGTGGAACAATGGGGAATCGTATGAAATTGAATCAAGTATCAGAGGGCCGCCAGTGGATCTATCGCTTGACACCATAAAAAATGGAGGACAGTCACTTATTTTTGCAGAAACACGAACACGCTCTGCGTCATTGGCAACAAAGGGAGCAGATGCCGTCTCAAAGTTTCTTTCCGATTCTGAAAAAAAGGATCTTGAGAAAATTTCTGCAACATTACTGGATGGAAACGAACAGACGGACTTGGTTAAGACACTTGCAGCACTTTTAAAAAAAGGAGTTGGGTTTCATCATGCCGGATTAAACCAAAACTGTAGAGAAATAATAGAAAACGAATTCAGAAACGGAAAAATCAAACTGCTTGCCTCCACTCCAACACTTGCAGCCGGAGTGAACCTGCCTGCAAGAAGGGTTGTAATATCAAACATTGCAAGATATGATGTAAAGTCTGGCACAAACAAGCCGATCAGTGTTTTAGAGTACAAGCAGCTCTGCGGAAGAGCGGGCAGACCGCAGTATGACAAGTATGGTGAGGCAATAATTGTTGGAAATTCAAATACGTCTGATCTGATTGATTATTACATCAATGGAACGCCTGAGCCAATCAAGTCGCAGCTTGCCGATGATCGTGCACTGCGAACTCATATTCTTAGCCACATAGTAACAAACCCTGGAATAAAAAGCGAAGATGTTTTTGATTTTTTCCTAAAGACATTGGCAGGCTTGCAAACAAGAAAAAATACACTCAAGTTCGCAATAGATATCTCCAAAAGATTTTTGCTAAATGAAGAACTCATAGTACAAAAAGGAGACAGATTTGCCGCAACAGAATTTGGCAAAAAAGTCTCCATGCTGTACATTGATCCAATAACTGCAATTTACTTTAAGCGAGGAATAGAGACAGCATCAGAAAACAGAAACCATACACTGGGATTTTTACATCTAGTTACAAGTTCGGAGGAGTTTTTCCCAAAATTCTCGCTAAGAAACAAGGATCACGAAGTTCTTAGCACATTGCTTGAAAATCATTCCTCGGAACTAATAGAGCCGATATCCGAATACGACTGCTCGCGAAGTCTTCTTGCCCTACAGTCATGGTTAAGCGAGTCGTCTGAGGTTCATCTATCTGATAACCTAAACATTGAGTCAGGAGACATGCATAGGCTGGTAGAGACTGCAGACTGGCTTGTCTACTGCCTTTATGAGATTGCAAAGTTGCTTGGGCGGTCAGATCTATTGGAAGAAATCGCCACGCTGCGAAAAAGAATCACATACGGCATAAAAGAGGAACTCGTCGAGCTTGTCCAGATCAAAGGAATTGGGCGAATTCGTGCAAGAAAACTATATGATCACGGTATCAAGAATCTCGAAGATCTGCACACGATTCCGACAAAAAAACTTGCAGAAATAGACAAAATTGGTCCGATAATTGCAGATAATATTAAATCCCAATTGAAAAAAGTTAGGTAA
- a CDS encoding minichromosome maintenance protein MCM — MTLETQTRAALIDQVQSFLSSFKDKSGSFRYVEEIDQMMAKQALYIVVDYNDLVSQREIEIKFNNEPDEILYAFARAVKNILEERFPEYANKIDDDIRVRIANYPIQRSLRQINAEVIGKMASVSGMVVRSSEVKPLAKNVLYKCPEGHITEVPLERGLSIYAPSKCSHDRCTQRDLRIDPENSKFIDFQIVRLQELPEDLPPGQLPHYLDVTIRQDLVDNARPGDRIILTGIVRIEQEQISGTRVNSGLHRLRIEGNNIEFLGGRGTKNSRKSEREEISPEEEKIIKSLAKSDDIYERLVSSFAPHIQGHAIIKEAILLLIVGSTQRVLQDGTKVRGDINVFLVGDPGTAKSEMLKFCARIAPRGLYTSGRGSTAAGLTAAVVRDKTGIMMLEAGAVVLGDQGLVCIDEFDKMKPEDRSALHEVMEQQSASIAKGGIVATLNARTSILAAANPMYGKYDPFKNITENVALPIPLLTRFDLIFVVRDIPSKERDRNIARHIIGLHRHSSSETKSLIDIDIFTKYLAYCKKSDPLLTPDAEEKILEYYLKMRNVESEEMITVTPRQLGGLIRLATARARLLMKDQVDAEDADRAIFLIQSMLEDAGVDVNTGKVDLGVLQGRPHSEVSKMQLFMDVLKSLEGDNKTPVEEKLFVKELAKTTKFTEEEAKNFIRRMLREASIYESKPGHYNRV, encoded by the coding sequence ATGACTCTGGAAACACAGACCCGTGCAGCACTAATTGATCAAGTACAGAGTTTCCTATCGTCGTTTAAGGACAAGTCGGGCTCGTTTAGGTATGTAGAAGAAATCGACCAGATGATGGCAAAGCAGGCGCTGTATATCGTAGTTGACTACAACGATCTGGTCTCTCAAAGAGAAATTGAAATCAAATTCAACAACGAGCCAGACGAAATATTATACGCGTTTGCGCGAGCCGTGAAAAACATTCTTGAAGAAAGATTTCCAGAATATGCAAACAAAATTGATGATGATATCAGAGTAAGAATAGCAAACTATCCAATACAACGCAGCCTTAGGCAAATCAATGCAGAGGTAATTGGCAAGATGGCAAGCGTTTCGGGAATGGTTGTACGATCATCTGAGGTAAAACCGCTTGCAAAAAACGTTCTTTACAAGTGTCCTGAAGGACACATCACCGAGGTCCCGCTTGAACGGGGCCTGAGCATATACGCGCCTTCAAAGTGCAGCCATGACCGATGCACGCAGCGCGACCTAAGAATTGATCCTGAAAACAGCAAGTTCATTGACTTTCAAATAGTTAGACTGCAGGAGCTTCCAGAGGATCTCCCACCTGGACAGCTCCCACATTACCTTGACGTTACAATAAGGCAAGATCTGGTGGACAACGCGCGACCTGGGGACAGAATCATACTAACTGGAATAGTGAGAATCGAGCAGGAACAAATCTCGGGAACTCGAGTCAACAGCGGACTGCACCGACTTCGAATAGAGGGAAACAACATCGAATTCTTGGGAGGAAGGGGAACAAAGAACTCTAGAAAATCAGAAAGAGAAGAAATTTCCCCAGAGGAGGAAAAAATAATCAAGTCTCTTGCTAAAAGCGATGACATTTACGAAAGACTGGTAAGCTCCTTTGCGCCACACATCCAAGGCCATGCCATAATCAAAGAAGCGATTCTGCTGCTAATAGTAGGATCAACTCAAAGAGTGCTCCAAGACGGAACCAAAGTCAGAGGAGACATCAACGTGTTCTTGGTTGGAGATCCAGGTACTGCAAAGAGTGAGATGCTAAAGTTTTGTGCAAGGATTGCTCCGAGGGGATTATACACATCAGGTAGAGGCTCCACAGCGGCAGGATTGACTGCGGCCGTAGTTAGAGACAAGACTGGAATCATGATGCTCGAAGCTGGTGCAGTAGTACTTGGGGACCAAGGACTAGTCTGCATAGACGAATTTGACAAGATGAAGCCAGAAGACCGAAGCGCACTTCATGAGGTAATGGAACAGCAGTCTGCAAGCATTGCGAAAGGAGGAATCGTCGCAACACTAAACGCAAGGACATCAATTTTGGCAGCAGCCAATCCAATGTATGGAAAATACGATCCGTTCAAAAACATAACCGAAAACGTAGCATTGCCAATCCCACTTCTCACAAGGTTTGACCTTATTTTCGTTGTGCGTGATATTCCGTCAAAAGAACGAGACCGAAACATTGCGCGACATATCATTGGACTGCACAGGCACTCTTCTTCTGAAACCAAATCCTTGATCGACATTGACATATTCACAAAATATTTGGCATATTGTAAAAAGTCAGACCCATTGCTCACGCCAGATGCGGAGGAGAAAATCCTAGAGTATTATCTAAAAATGAGAAATGTGGAGTCTGAGGAAATGATAACCGTGACCCCAAGACAGCTTGGTGGACTGATAAGGCTTGCCACTGCAAGAGCACGCCTATTGATGAAAGACCAAGTCGATGCAGAGGATGCGGACAGGGCTATATTTCTGATTCAGAGCATGCTTGAGGATGCCGGAGTTGATGTCAACACCGGAAAAGTTGATCTCGGAGTATTACAGGGAAGGCCGCACAGCGAGGTATCAAAAATGCAATTGTTCATGGATGTGCTAAAATCACTTGAGGGTGACAACAAGACACCAGTTGAGGAAAAATTATTCGTAAAGGAACTTGCAAAAACAACGAAATTCACCGAAGAAGAAGCTAAAAACTTCATCAGAAGAATGCTCCGCGAAGCATCAATTTATGAATCCAAGCCGGGTCACTATAACCGTGTATGA
- a CDS encoding DNA replication complex GINS family protein: MNINELLQVYSIGYGTQDVKALINHDFKINVSNVTIDGKQGEILNIPRWVAQTLESEGHAEIQESDMGIELTQSLSKENFQGEELSHLEPDFYIKMTGYMARQSEKEYDKLQSLLKTLIRKRLGKLVPRANSMTLTADIAKKLSIEERALYNVIHKNSSDFINQIFRDEK; encoded by the coding sequence TTGAACATTAACGAATTGCTCCAAGTTTACAGTATCGGTTATGGGACCCAGGACGTAAAGGCCCTCATTAATCATGATTTTAAGATAAATGTTTCAAACGTAACAATAGACGGAAAACAAGGCGAGATCCTAAACATACCGCGATGGGTGGCACAAACCCTCGAGTCCGAAGGCCATGCTGAAATTCAAGAATCCGACATGGGAATAGAGCTCACACAGTCCCTGTCGAAAGAAAATTTCCAAGGCGAAGAGTTATCTCACCTAGAGCCGGACTTTTACATAAAAATGACCGGGTACATGGCAAGACAGTCAGAAAAAGAATACGACAAACTACAAAGCTTACTCAAGACACTAATCCGCAAAAGACTTGGCAAACTGGTTCCGCGAGCAAACTCCATGACCCTGACTGCAGACATTGCAAAAAAACTATCCATTGAGGAAAGAGCACTATACAACGTAATACACAAAAACAGCAGCGACTTCATAAATCAAATATTTCGTGATGAGAAATGA